A portion of the Pseudoxanthomonas sp. JBR18 genome contains these proteins:
- a CDS encoding leucyl aminopeptidase family protein — MSQTAFIEDTATACLPLHVLQREQFQDWCATQPGATVAWLQAQGFNAAPGTLALLPGADGLAGAVLAIGDAADPLSYGHAPMGLPPGSCWQVEGNGLSDEARAALELGWGLGAYRFDRYKTPPRAPALLQVAAGASRTRALLAACLRVRDLVNTPTEDMGPADLEAVVRQIGADHAAQVEVIEGADLLAHNFPAIHAVGRASHRAPRLIALRWGAEDAPKVTLVGKGVCFDTGGLDIKPADGMRNMKKDMGGAAHAIALAELVMDQRLPVRLTLLVPAVENAIGPDAFRPGEVIATRAGISVEIDNTDAEGRVILCDALAYAGEDQPELLLDFATLTGAARIALGPELPVLFSNDDALANAWLAAGEQTRDPLWRLPLWRPYLRYLTSHVADLANAGSRMAGAVTAALYLERFVPAGTPWAHLDVYAWNDGDRPGRPAGGEAMALRAAFEMLRARYAG; from the coding sequence ATGAGCCAGACCGCCTTCATCGAGGACACCGCCACCGCCTGCCTGCCGCTGCACGTGTTGCAGCGCGAGCAGTTCCAGGACTGGTGTGCCACCCAGCCCGGCGCGACCGTGGCCTGGCTGCAGGCGCAGGGCTTCAACGCGGCGCCGGGCACGCTGGCGCTGCTGCCCGGCGCCGATGGCCTGGCGGGCGCGGTGCTGGCCATCGGCGATGCCGCCGATCCGCTGTCCTATGGCCATGCGCCGATGGGCCTGCCGCCGGGCAGCTGCTGGCAGGTCGAGGGCAACGGGCTCTCCGACGAGGCGCGCGCCGCGCTTGAACTGGGCTGGGGCCTGGGTGCGTATCGCTTCGACCGTTACAAGACTCCGCCGCGCGCACCGGCGCTGCTCCAAGTCGCCGCTGGCGCCAGCCGCACCCGGGCGCTGCTGGCCGCGTGCCTGCGGGTGCGCGACCTGGTCAACACGCCCACCGAAGACATGGGCCCGGCCGACCTGGAAGCGGTGGTCCGCCAGATCGGCGCCGACCACGCCGCGCAGGTGGAGGTGATCGAAGGCGCCGACTTGCTGGCGCACAACTTCCCGGCCATCCACGCGGTCGGCCGCGCCTCGCATCGCGCGCCGCGGCTGATCGCGCTGCGCTGGGGCGCCGAAGACGCGCCCAAGGTCACCCTGGTCGGCAAGGGCGTGTGCTTCGACACCGGCGGGCTGGACATCAAGCCGGCCGACGGCATGCGCAACATGAAGAAGGACATGGGCGGCGCGGCGCATGCGATCGCCCTGGCCGAGCTGGTCATGGACCAGCGGTTGCCGGTGCGGCTGACCCTGTTGGTGCCGGCGGTGGAGAACGCCATCGGCCCGGACGCCTTCCGTCCCGGTGAGGTGATCGCCACCCGTGCCGGCATCAGCGTGGAGATCGACAACACCGACGCCGAGGGCCGGGTGATCCTGTGCGATGCGCTGGCCTATGCCGGCGAGGACCAGCCCGAGCTGCTGTTGGACTTCGCCACGCTCACCGGCGCGGCGCGCATCGCGCTGGGGCCGGAGCTGCCGGTGTTGTTCTCCAACGACGATGCGCTGGCCAACGCCTGGCTGGCGGCGGGCGAGCAGACCCGCGATCCGCTGTGGCGCCTGCCGCTATGGCGTCCCTACCTGCGCTACCTCACCAGCCATGTGGCCGACCTGGCCAATGCCGGCTCGCGCATGGCCGGCGCGGTGACCGCAGCGCTGTACCTGGAGCGCTTCGTCCCGGCCGGGACGCCGTGGGCGCATCTGGACGTGTATGCATGGAACGACGGCGATCGCCCGGGCCGCCCGGCCGGCGGCGAGGCCATGGCCCTGCGTGCGGCCTTCGAGATGCTGCGCGCCCGTTACGCGGGCTGA